Proteins co-encoded in one Bacillus infantis NRRL B-14911 genomic window:
- the pyrR gene encoding bifunctional pyr operon transcriptional regulator/uracil phosphoribosyltransferase PyrR encodes MTQKAVVLDEQAIRRALTRIAHEIIEKNKGIDECVLVGIRTRGIYLANRLADRIEQIEGKRIPVGELDITLYRDDLTKKTDDDQPLVKGSDIPQDITNQKVILIDDVLYTGRTVRAGLDALVDIGRPAAIQLAVLVDRGHRELPIRADYVGKNIPTSSSEKIVVELKEVDETDQVSIFEN; translated from the coding sequence ATGACACAAAAAGCAGTGGTATTAGATGAACAGGCAATCAGGAGGGCATTGACCAGGATTGCCCATGAAATCATTGAGAAGAACAAAGGGATAGATGAATGTGTGCTTGTAGGGATCAGGACCCGAGGCATCTACTTGGCAAATCGCCTGGCTGACAGGATTGAACAGATCGAGGGTAAAAGGATCCCTGTCGGGGAGCTGGATATTACGCTGTACCGTGATGATCTGACAAAGAAAACGGATGACGATCAGCCGCTGGTCAAAGGCAGCGACATTCCGCAGGATATCACCAATCAAAAAGTCATCCTCATCGACGATGTACTGTATACAGGCAGGACAGTCAGAGCGGGCCTCGATGCCCTGGTAGACATCGGCAGACCGGCTGCGATTCAGCTGGCAGTCCTGGTGGACAGGGGCCATAGAGAGCTCCCGATCCGGGCAGATTATGTAGGCAAAAACATACCGACTTCCAGCTCGGAAAAAATAGTCGTTGAACTGAAGGAAGTAGATGAAACCGATCAAGTAAGCATCTTTGAAAACTGA
- a CDS encoding solute carrier family 23 protein, producing the protein MNKPLLDVNEVPKPFQWITLSIQHLFAMFGATILVPYLVGLDPAIALISSGLGTIAFLIITKWQVPAYLGSSFAFIAPIIAAKTAGGPGAAMIGSFMAGLVYGIVALIIKKAGYRWIMKLLPPVVVGPVIIVIGLGLAGTAVGMAMNNADGEYSFLYFSAGLVTLAATIVFSIYFKGMLSMIPILGGIIIGYIYSVFAGLVDFTPVLEAKWFEAPNFLIPFADYKVDLSSLKIALLMVPVAVVTLSEHIGHQLVLSKVVGRDYIKNPGLHRSILGDGMATIISALIGGPPKTTYGENIGVLAITRVYSVYVLAGAAVVATVFGFIGKITALIASIPTPVMGGVSILLFGIIASSGLRMLVDSKVDFGDKRNLVISSVILVIGIGGAHVTLGGLNLEGMALAAICGVVLNLILPGKPQIEEDMFEAETEKKSNVA; encoded by the coding sequence ATGAATAAACCATTATTAGACGTAAACGAAGTACCAAAGCCATTTCAATGGATTACCTTAAGCATCCAGCATTTATTCGCCATGTTCGGCGCAACCATTCTTGTTCCTTACCTCGTCGGACTTGATCCGGCCATTGCACTCATTTCGAGCGGACTTGGAACCATTGCTTTTCTGATCATCACAAAATGGCAGGTTCCGGCATATCTTGGCTCATCCTTTGCCTTCATCGCACCGATCATCGCAGCGAAGACTGCAGGCGGGCCGGGCGCAGCCATGATCGGCAGCTTTATGGCCGGCCTGGTATACGGCATCGTGGCGCTTATCATTAAAAAAGCAGGTTATCGCTGGATCATGAAGCTGCTTCCGCCTGTTGTGGTCGGCCCGGTCATCATTGTCATCGGACTTGGTCTTGCAGGCACAGCGGTAGGAATGGCAATGAACAATGCAGACGGGGAATACAGCTTCCTGTACTTTTCCGCCGGCCTCGTCACATTGGCGGCCACGATTGTTTTCTCCATCTACTTTAAAGGGATGCTGAGCATGATCCCGATTCTTGGCGGGATCATCATCGGGTATATATACTCCGTATTTGCGGGTCTTGTAGATTTCACTCCGGTTCTCGAAGCAAAGTGGTTTGAAGCACCAAATTTCCTCATTCCATTTGCAGATTATAAAGTTGATCTGTCATCATTGAAGATCGCATTGCTGATGGTGCCTGTAGCAGTCGTCACTTTATCAGAGCATATAGGCCACCAGCTTGTTCTCAGCAAAGTGGTAGGCAGGGATTATATTAAAAACCCGGGACTTCACAGGTCGATTCTCGGGGACGGGATGGCAACCATCATTTCCGCGCTGATCGGCGGACCGCCTAAAACAACTTACGGCGAAAATATCGGCGTCCTTGCGATCACAAGGGTCTACAGTGTATATGTGCTGGCCGGTGCCGCAGTAGTTGCGACCGTGTTTGGCTTCATCGGCAAGATCACTGCGCTGATCGCTTCAATCCCGACACCTGTGATGGGCGGGGTTTCCATCCTGCTGTTCGGCATCATCGCCTCGTCCGGACTGAGAATGCTGGTTGACAGCAAGGTGGACTTTGGGGACAAACGGAATCTGGTCATCTCGTCTGTCATCCTGGTCATCGGGATCGGCGGAGCCCATGTAACTCTGGGCGGATTAAATCTGGAAGGTATGGCGCTCGCGGCAATCTGCGGTGTGGTGCTCAACCTGATCCTGCCAGGCAAACCTCAGATTGAAGAAGATATGTTTGAAGCGGAAACCGAAAAAAAAAGTAATGTTGCATAA
- a CDS encoding aspartate carbamoyltransferase catalytic subunit, producing MKDLLTMNELSLMEIGEILKQAQEFAEGAVWRPSSQSFVANLFFEASTRTKCSFEVAERRLGLDVIPFEAGTSSVQKGESLYDTVRTLESIGVDAVVIRHQEEDYFSALSGKIGIPVLNAGDGCGHHPTQSLLDLLTIRQEFRRFAGLKVAIIGDILHSRVARSNAEALARLGAEVVFSGPEEWFDPSFRHSGSFEEIDEAAATADVVMLLRIQHERHQESTGMSAAEYHEKYGLTEKRERRMKQGSIIMHPAPVNRGVEIADSLVECSRSRIFKQMENGVFVRMAVLKRALEHKEGRGNHEKADQKWQIAY from the coding sequence ATGAAAGATCTGCTCACGATGAATGAATTGAGCTTAATGGAAATCGGGGAGATTCTGAAACAGGCGCAGGAGTTTGCTGAAGGCGCAGTGTGGAGGCCGTCTTCACAGTCCTTCGTTGCCAATCTCTTCTTTGAGGCAAGCACAAGGACCAAGTGCAGCTTTGAAGTTGCTGAGAGGAGGCTTGGACTTGATGTCATCCCATTTGAAGCAGGGACTTCAAGCGTCCAGAAGGGCGAATCGCTTTATGACACGGTGAGGACACTCGAGTCCATTGGTGTCGATGCGGTGGTCATCCGCCATCAGGAGGAAGATTACTTCAGCGCACTTTCCGGTAAGATAGGCATCCCGGTCCTGAATGCAGGTGACGGCTGCGGGCACCATCCAACCCAGTCGCTGCTGGATCTGCTGACGATCCGGCAGGAGTTCCGCCGCTTTGCCGGCTTGAAGGTGGCCATCATCGGCGACATCCTTCACAGCAGGGTGGCAAGGTCCAATGCTGAAGCACTGGCAAGGCTTGGGGCAGAGGTTGTATTCTCAGGGCCGGAAGAATGGTTCGACCCTTCCTTCCGCCATTCTGGAAGCTTTGAAGAAATCGATGAAGCGGCTGCGACTGCGGATGTGGTCATGCTCCTGAGAATACAGCATGAGAGGCATCAGGAAAGCACAGGGATGTCTGCTGCCGAGTACCACGAAAAATACGGACTGACAGAAAAGCGCGAAAGGCGGATGAAGCAGGGAAGCATCATCATGCATCCTGCCCCGGTCAACAGAGGGGTTGAAATAGCTGACAGCCTGGTGGAATGCAGCAGGTCGAGAATTTTCAAACAAATGGAAAATGGTGTATTTGTCCGCATGGCAGTGCTGAAAAGGGCACTTGAACATAAAGAGGGGAGAGGTAATCATGAAAAAGCTGATCAAAAATGGCAGATTGCTTACTGA
- a CDS encoding dihydroorotase: MKKLIKNGRLLTENGELVQKDILIEGGKIAKIGVEFEGTDAEVIDAGGLLAVPGLVDLHVHLREPGGEKKETIETGTLAAARGGFTTIAPMPNTRPVPDTVEQLEWLNRRIAETAHVRVLPYASITVRQLGSELTDFEGLKQAGAFAFTDDGVGVQSAGMMLSAMKKAAAVSMPVVAHCEENTLINKGSVHEGEFSRKHAINGIPSVCESVHIARDVLLAEAAGCHYHVCHISTKESVRVVRDSKRAGIKVTAEVTPHHLLLCEDDIPGLDANFKMNPPLRSASDREALIEGLLDGTIDFIATDHAPHTSEEKEEGMELAPFGITGLETAFPLLYTHLVLKGTLTLKQLVDFMTIKPSEAFGLPYGKLEEGSPADLVLVNLDHGQNIDPQEFVSKGKNTPFSGWNCKGWPVLTIAGGKTVWAKESVNA, encoded by the coding sequence ATGAAAAAGCTGATCAAAAATGGCAGATTGCTTACTGAAAACGGAGAGCTGGTACAGAAGGATATCCTGATCGAGGGCGGAAAAATTGCGAAGATCGGGGTTGAATTTGAAGGTACAGATGCTGAAGTGATAGATGCAGGAGGGCTGCTGGCAGTCCCGGGCTTGGTCGATCTTCATGTACACCTGCGGGAACCGGGGGGAGAAAAGAAAGAAACGATTGAAACGGGGACCCTGGCTGCAGCACGCGGAGGCTTTACAACGATTGCCCCAATGCCGAACACCAGGCCGGTGCCTGACACGGTGGAGCAGCTGGAATGGCTGAACAGAAGGATTGCGGAAACGGCTCATGTGCGGGTCCTTCCTTATGCTTCGATCACCGTCAGGCAGCTTGGCAGTGAGCTGACCGATTTTGAAGGGCTGAAGCAGGCCGGCGCCTTTGCTTTTACTGATGACGGCGTGGGAGTGCAGTCAGCCGGGATGATGCTTTCTGCGATGAAAAAAGCTGCTGCTGTCAGCATGCCTGTCGTTGCGCACTGCGAAGAAAATACGCTGATCAATAAAGGCTCTGTCCATGAAGGGGAATTTTCAAGGAAGCATGCAATCAATGGGATCCCATCTGTATGCGAATCTGTACATATTGCAAGAGATGTGCTCCTGGCTGAAGCGGCTGGCTGCCACTATCATGTGTGCCACATCTCTACTAAAGAGTCTGTCAGGGTTGTCAGAGACAGCAAAAGGGCAGGGATCAAGGTAACTGCTGAGGTTACGCCTCATCATCTGCTCTTATGCGAAGATGATATTCCGGGCCTTGACGCAAATTTCAAGATGAATCCGCCGCTAAGGAGCGCCAGTGACCGTGAGGCACTGATAGAAGGTCTTTTGGACGGTACGATTGATTTTATCGCAACCGATCACGCCCCGCATACCTCGGAAGAAAAAGAGGAGGGAATGGAGCTGGCCCCATTTGGGATCACAGGGCTTGAAACAGCCTTTCCGCTTCTCTACACACATCTGGTGCTAAAGGGGACCCTTACTTTAAAACAGCTGGTTGATTTCATGACAATCAAGCCTTCAGAAGCTTTCGGCCTGCCATATGGAAAGCTGGAGGAAGGTTCTCCTGCCGACCTGGTGCTGGTTAATCTGGATCATGGGCAGAACATTGATCCGCAGGAATTTGTTTCAAAAGGGAAAAACACCCCATTCTCAGGCTGGAACTGCAAAGGCTGGCCGGTCCTGACAATAGCGGGCGGAAAAACGGTATGGGCGAAGGAGAGTGTCAACGCATGA
- a CDS encoding carbamoyl phosphate synthase small subunit produces the protein MKKQLILEDGTIFIGEGFGSDSAAFGEVVFNTGMTGYQEILSDPSYCSQIVVLTYPLIGNYGINRDDFESILPAIHGFVVKEAAEYPSNWRNEHSLGAYLEAKGIPGIAGIDTRKLTRIIRKHGTLKGSICPIEQDPSEVIEKLKSAVLPHDQVKRVSTKTAYPSPGRGRRVVLVDYGMKHGILRELNKRGCDVIVVPYHTTSEEILSLSPDGVMLSNGPGDPKDVVEAIPMIQGLLGKVPLFGICLGHQLFALACGADTEKLKFGHRGSNHPVKELKTGKVALTSQNHGYSVNEDSIYGTPLEVTHIALNDGTVEGLKHKNVPAFTVQYHPEASPGPEDANNLFEQFMQMIESEKREGAAACQSVQI, from the coding sequence ATGAAAAAACAGCTGATTTTGGAAGACGGAACCATTTTTATCGGGGAAGGTTTTGGGAGCGATTCTGCAGCTTTCGGAGAAGTCGTATTCAACACAGGGATGACCGGATATCAGGAAATCCTCTCTGACCCTTCATACTGCAGCCAGATCGTGGTGCTGACTTACCCTCTAATCGGGAATTATGGCATCAACAGGGATGATTTTGAGAGCATTCTGCCGGCGATTCACGGATTTGTTGTTAAAGAAGCGGCTGAATACCCTTCTAACTGGAGGAACGAGCATTCTTTAGGCGCTTATCTTGAAGCGAAAGGCATTCCTGGAATAGCGGGGATCGACACTAGGAAACTGACAAGAATCATCCGGAAGCATGGAACTTTAAAAGGGAGCATATGCCCGATTGAACAGGATCCTTCCGAAGTGATTGAAAAACTGAAATCTGCTGTCCTTCCGCATGACCAGGTGAAAAGAGTATCAACGAAGACAGCCTATCCTTCCCCGGGCCGCGGCCGCAGGGTCGTACTTGTGGATTACGGCATGAAGCATGGAATTCTCAGGGAGCTGAACAAGCGCGGATGTGATGTGATCGTGGTGCCATACCATACAACAAGCGAAGAGATCCTCAGCCTGAGCCCTGACGGGGTTATGCTTTCAAATGGGCCTGGGGACCCGAAAGATGTAGTGGAAGCCATCCCGATGATCCAGGGGCTGCTCGGGAAGGTCCCATTGTTTGGAATCTGCCTCGGCCACCAGCTGTTTGCCCTTGCTTGCGGCGCTGATACTGAGAAACTGAAATTCGGCCACAGGGGGTCCAATCATCCTGTCAAAGAACTTAAAACAGGGAAAGTGGCGCTGACTTCACAAAATCATGGATACTCTGTCAACGAAGATTCTATTTACGGTACACCGCTTGAAGTGACGCATATTGCGCTTAATGACGGAACAGTCGAAGGGCTGAAACATAAGAATGTACCTGCTTTTACAGTCCAATATCATCCTGAAGCCTCTCCGGGGCCGGAAGATGCCAATAATCTTTTTGAACAATTTATGCAAATGATCGAATCTGAGAAACGGGAAGGTGCTGCAGCATGCCAAAGCGTACAGATATAA
- the carB gene encoding carbamoyl-phosphate synthase large subunit: MPKRTDIKSILVIGSGPIVIGQAAEFDYAGTQACIALKEEGYRVILVNSNPATIMTDTEIADAVYIEPLTLEFVSRIIRKERPDAIVPTLGGQTGLNLAVELSKAGVLEECGVEVLGTKLSAIEKAEDRDLFRSLMNELGEPVPESEIIHNIDEALAFAEQIGYPVIVRPAFTLGGTGGGICHDEEELLEITASGLKNSPVTQCLLEKSIAGFKEIEYEVMRDSNDNAIVVCNMENIDPVGVHTGDSIVVAPSQTLSDREYQLLRNVSLKIIRALEIEGGCNVQLALDPYSFDYYIIEVNPRVSRSSALASKATGYPIAKLAAKIAVGLTLDEMMNPVTGKTYACFEPALDYIVTKIPRWPFDKFESANRSLGTQMKATGEVMAIGRTFEESLLKAIRSLEANVYHFALNNPEEIDDALMEKRIRKAGDERLFYISEALRRGVTIETIHEWSEIDLFFLYKMNKIVAFEKTLSGKRFDQEIAKKAKEMGFSDLVIAGLWDASEQEVYSWRKKNGIVPVYKMVDTCAAEFESETPYYYGTYEEENESIVTDRKSIVVLGSGPIRIGQGIEFDYATVHSVWAIKEAGYEAIIINNNPETVSTDFSISDKLYFEPLTIEDVMHIIDLEKPEGAVVQFGGQTAINLAAELVKRGVKILGTSLENLDRAEDRDKFEMALTDLGIPQPQGKTAFSAEDAAVIAAEIGYPVLVRPSYVLGGRAMEIVYKEEELLHYMKNAVRVNPEHPVLIDRYLTGKEIEVDAISDGERVVIPGIMEHIERAGVHSGDSIAVYPPQNLTDEVKAKLAEYTEKLAKGLGIIGLLNIQYVVAKGEVFVLEVNPRSSRTVPFLSKITNVPMANIATKVILGQSLESQGYESGLVPEKQGVYVKVPVFSFAKLRRVDITLGPEMKSTGEVMGKDHTLEKALYKGLVASGMKISSYGNVLMTVADKDKEEALALARRFAEIGYQVMATSGTAGYFSAAGIPVKVVGKIGAEGPDLLDVIRNGEAQLVINTLTKGKQPARDGFRIRRESVENGVACLTSLDTAEAILQVIESMNFSAEAMMPGSHEKKAVLL; this comes from the coding sequence ATGCCAAAGCGTACAGATATAAAAAGCATTCTAGTGATCGGGTCGGGGCCCATTGTCATCGGGCAGGCGGCAGAATTCGACTATGCCGGGACACAGGCCTGCATAGCGCTGAAAGAAGAAGGATACAGGGTCATCCTTGTCAACTCGAATCCGGCGACCATCATGACAGATACAGAGATTGCCGATGCCGTCTATATTGAACCCCTGACACTTGAGTTTGTCAGCAGGATCATCCGCAAAGAGCGCCCGGATGCGATCGTTCCGACCCTGGGAGGACAGACCGGCCTGAACCTGGCAGTCGAGCTGTCTAAAGCAGGCGTGCTTGAAGAGTGCGGTGTGGAAGTGCTCGGCACAAAGCTGTCGGCCATTGAAAAGGCGGAAGACCGCGATCTGTTCAGAAGCTTAATGAATGAATTGGGTGAGCCGGTCCCTGAAAGTGAAATCATCCATAATATCGATGAGGCCCTTGCATTTGCAGAGCAGATCGGCTATCCGGTGATTGTCCGTCCTGCTTTCACGCTCGGCGGAACAGGGGGCGGCATCTGCCATGATGAGGAAGAACTGCTGGAAATCACGGCGAGCGGCCTGAAGAACAGCCCTGTCACCCAGTGCCTGCTCGAGAAGAGCATAGCTGGCTTCAAAGAAATAGAATACGAGGTTATGAGAGACTCGAACGATAATGCGATCGTTGTCTGCAATATGGAGAACATCGATCCGGTAGGGGTACATACAGGAGATTCTATCGTTGTCGCGCCGAGCCAGACCTTAAGCGACCGTGAATACCAGCTGCTCCGCAATGTATCACTGAAAATCATCCGTGCCCTGGAAATCGAGGGAGGCTGCAATGTTCAGCTCGCGCTGGATCCATACAGCTTCGACTATTACATCATTGAAGTGAATCCTCGTGTCAGCCGCTCTTCTGCGCTGGCTTCAAAAGCAACAGGCTATCCGATTGCCAAACTGGCGGCGAAGATTGCCGTTGGCCTGACGCTTGATGAGATGATGAACCCGGTCACCGGAAAAACGTATGCGTGCTTTGAGCCTGCCCTTGACTATATTGTCACCAAGATCCCGCGCTGGCCTTTTGATAAATTTGAGTCAGCCAACCGCTCTCTCGGTACACAGATGAAAGCAACAGGTGAGGTAATGGCCATAGGGCGGACTTTTGAAGAGTCACTGCTTAAGGCCATCAGGTCGCTGGAAGCCAATGTATACCATTTTGCTTTGAATAATCCTGAGGAAATCGATGATGCTCTTATGGAAAAGCGTATCCGCAAAGCAGGCGATGAGAGGCTGTTCTACATCTCTGAAGCGCTGAGGCGGGGAGTAACGATCGAAACCATCCATGAGTGGAGCGAGATCGACTTATTCTTCCTTTATAAAATGAACAAAATCGTGGCATTTGAGAAGACACTCTCTGGCAAACGGTTTGACCAGGAGATTGCGAAAAAAGCAAAGGAAATGGGCTTTTCTGACCTGGTGATTGCGGGGCTGTGGGATGCCTCAGAGCAGGAGGTCTACAGCTGGAGGAAGAAAAACGGCATTGTACCGGTATATAAGATGGTTGATACCTGTGCGGCGGAGTTCGAATCAGAAACACCTTATTATTACGGAACCTATGAAGAAGAAAACGAGTCTATCGTTACAGACAGGAAAAGCATCGTCGTGCTTGGGTCCGGGCCGATCCGCATTGGTCAGGGAATTGAGTTCGACTATGCAACCGTACACTCTGTATGGGCAATTAAAGAAGCCGGCTATGAAGCAATCATCATCAACAATAATCCGGAAACTGTGTCTACAGACTTCAGCATTTCCGATAAGCTTTATTTTGAACCGCTGACGATTGAGGATGTTATGCATATCATCGATCTGGAAAAACCCGAGGGGGCAGTGGTCCAATTCGGGGGCCAGACAGCGATCAATCTTGCGGCAGAACTTGTGAAACGAGGAGTGAAAATCCTCGGGACATCACTTGAAAACCTTGACCGTGCTGAGGACAGGGACAAATTTGAAATGGCGCTGACAGACCTGGGCATTCCCCAGCCGCAGGGAAAGACAGCTTTCTCTGCAGAAGATGCGGCCGTTATTGCTGCTGAAATCGGCTACCCTGTCCTTGTCCGCCCTTCATATGTCCTTGGGGGCAGGGCAATGGAGATTGTCTATAAAGAAGAAGAGCTGCTTCATTATATGAAAAATGCGGTACGTGTGAATCCGGAACATCCTGTTCTGATCGACCGCTACCTGACAGGCAAGGAAATCGAAGTTGATGCAATTTCTGACGGAGAAAGAGTCGTCATTCCAGGCATCATGGAGCATATCGAACGGGCAGGCGTCCACTCGGGCGACTCCATCGCCGTATACCCGCCTCAAAATCTGACTGATGAAGTGAAAGCGAAACTGGCCGAATATACGGAAAAGCTGGCAAAGGGCCTCGGCATCATCGGTCTCCTGAATATCCAGTATGTAGTGGCAAAAGGAGAGGTATTTGTCCTGGAAGTGAACCCGCGGTCCAGCCGGACAGTTCCATTCCTGTCTAAAATAACCAATGTCCCGATGGCTAATATTGCAACAAAGGTAATCCTTGGGCAGTCGCTTGAAAGCCAGGGGTATGAGTCAGGCCTTGTACCTGAAAAGCAGGGCGTGTATGTAAAGGTGCCGGTGTTTTCCTTTGCTAAGCTAAGGCGGGTAGACATCACGCTCGGCCCTGAGATGAAGTCGACAGGTGAAGTCATGGGGAAAGATCATACCCTTGAAAAAGCCTTATATAAAGGCCTTGTCGCATCAGGTATGAAAATCAGCAGTTACGGAAATGTCCTGATGACAGTGGCCGACAAAGATAAAGAAGAAGCGCTCGCACTTGCCAGGAGGTTTGCAGAAATCGGCTATCAGGTAATGGCGACAAGCGGTACGGCAGGCTATTTCTCTGCAGCAGGCATTCCAGTGAAAGTGGTCGGCAAAATCGGGGCAGAAGGCCCGGACCTGCTGGATGTCATCCGCAATGGAGAGGCACAGCTGGTCATCAATACGCTGACAAAAGGAAAGCAGCCGGCGCGCGACGGCTTCCGGATCCGCAGGGAATCAGTGGAAAACGGGGTCGCGTGCCTGACATCCCTGGACACAGCTGAAGCGATTCTCCAGGTAATTGAATCCATGAACTTCTCAGCAGAGGCCATGATGCCGGGCAGCCATGAGAAGAAGGCGGTCCTTCTATGA
- a CDS encoding dihydroorotate dehydrogenase electron transfer subunit → MIRKELCTIVSHQEIAKDIYELTLKGELVNEMETAGQFVHLKVSNGYDPLLRRPISIAEINKSRQTFTMIYRAGGRGTILLASKQSGEKVDVLGPLGNGFPDNEALPGQTALLIGGGIGVPPLYELSKRLKARGVKTVHVLGFQSAEQVFYEREFSVLGETFIATADGTYGSRGFVTDIISRESLVFDVIYACGPTPMLRALENAYLDKKVFLSLEERMGCGLGACFACVCHTADDPEGFSYKKVCTDGPVFRAGEVVL, encoded by the coding sequence ATGATCAGGAAGGAACTCTGTACGATCGTCTCACATCAGGAAATTGCTAAAGACATTTATGAGCTCACCTTAAAAGGTGAGCTTGTCAATGAGATGGAGACTGCGGGACAGTTCGTCCATTTAAAAGTATCAAACGGATATGACCCGCTTTTAAGAAGGCCGATTTCGATTGCGGAAATCAATAAAAGCCGCCAGACCTTTACGATGATCTACAGGGCAGGAGGCAGGGGCACTATTCTGCTGGCTTCAAAGCAGTCAGGCGAAAAGGTCGATGTCCTTGGTCCGCTGGGCAATGGCTTTCCTGACAATGAAGCCCTGCCAGGCCAGACAGCCCTCCTTATAGGGGGGGGAATTGGTGTGCCGCCCCTATATGAATTGTCCAAAAGATTAAAAGCGAGAGGCGTCAAGACAGTACATGTGCTTGGATTTCAATCGGCTGAACAAGTGTTTTATGAAAGGGAATTTTCAGTGCTGGGAGAAACATTTATTGCAACGGCGGATGGAACATACGGATCCAGGGGCTTTGTGACAGATATTATCAGCCGGGAATCGCTTGTATTTGATGTAATATATGCCTGCGGGCCGACACCCATGCTCAGGGCACTGGAAAATGCCTACCTGGACAAAAAGGTATTTTTATCGCTGGAAGAGCGGATGGGATGCGGCCTGGGTGCATGCTTTGCCTGTGTCTGCCATACGGCGGATGACCCGGAGGGCTTCAGCTATAAAAAAGTCTGCACTGACGGGCCTGTGTTCAGGGCAGGGGAGGTTGTACTATGA
- a CDS encoding dihydroorotate dehydrogenase, producing MSMLNVELPGLTLKNPIMPASGCFGFGKEYSGLYDLSLLGAIMIKATTLEPRFGNPTPRVAETPAGMLNAIGLQNPGLDHVLMEELPRLEQYDVPIIANIAGSTEEDYIEVARELSKASNVKALELNISCPNVKTGGIAFGTIPEIAKSLTKKVKAASAVPVYVKLSPNVTNIVEMAKAVEEGGADGLTMINTLLGMRMDLNTGRPILANRTGGLSGPSIKPVALRMIYEVSQQVDLPIIGMGGVETAEDVIEFFYAGASAVAVGTANFVDPFVCPNIIDKLPELLEKLGFEHISECTGRSWGKHEESAYHRA from the coding sequence ATGAGTATGCTGAATGTGGAGCTGCCAGGATTAACCCTTAAAAATCCGATCATGCCTGCCTCCGGCTGCTTCGGCTTCGGAAAGGAATACAGCGGGCTGTATGATTTGAGCCTGCTGGGAGCCATTATGATAAAAGCGACCACTCTTGAGCCGAGATTCGGGAATCCGACTCCTAGGGTCGCTGAAACACCAGCTGGGATGCTGAATGCAATCGGCCTGCAAAATCCGGGGCTTGATCATGTGCTTATGGAAGAGCTTCCGAGACTGGAGCAATATGATGTTCCTATTATCGCCAATATAGCAGGCAGCACGGAAGAAGATTATATAGAAGTGGCCAGAGAGTTATCAAAGGCATCCAATGTAAAGGCTTTGGAGCTGAACATTTCCTGCCCGAACGTCAAGACGGGCGGCATAGCTTTCGGGACCATCCCCGAAATCGCAAAGAGCCTGACAAAGAAAGTAAAGGCTGCATCTGCAGTGCCTGTTTATGTAAAACTGTCCCCGAATGTCACCAATATTGTAGAAATGGCTAAAGCCGTTGAAGAAGGCGGTGCAGACGGTCTTACTATGATTAATACGCTTCTTGGCATGAGGATGGATCTGAACACAGGCCGACCAATCCTTGCCAACCGGACGGGAGGCCTTTCCGGACCATCGATAAAGCCTGTGGCGTTAAGGATGATCTATGAAGTGAGCCAGCAGGTGGATCTGCCCATCATCGGAATGGGCGGAGTGGAAACAGCGGAGGATGTGATTGAGTTCTTTTATGCAGGGGCTTCAGCTGTTGCGGTCGGAACAGCCAATTTCGTCGATCCTTTTGTCTGTCCAAACATAATAGATAAGCTCCCAGAATTGCTGGAGAAGCTTGGTTTTGAGCATATTAGCGAATGTACGGGAAGGAGCTGGGGCAAGCATGAAGAATCCGCTTATCATCGCGCTTGA